The window ctgggagcttttctcttttcgtttccttttcctcatcttctaaaatttcactagcaaatcttagtaacactcagaaatctagaaaagcctgttgcgagcttcctcagctctcctctcgagagggtggcttaaaaaataataatgatattttaactgaaattacaccTTGGATCATTTCAAACCTACCCTGTCTGAAATGggtctttaaaacagaaatatttgtttttaatttttaagaaatctgacattcttgccttctatttatgagccaacctaacaggtatagcttagaaaccaggcaagtccaaaatatttaagtagctgcacctctctctatagtccttaattattctaagggtttgtgtgtgtgtgtgtgtgtgtgttttgctgttggcaggttattttgttgtttttttaaactttggtgactgtagtagtattgaaaggagagatcttcagcataaattctctCTCAGGGCTGTGATCTATATgccttaatttttcaaaactgataaagtaaatgttgcatagaattgcagctggggttgatagaaaacaatgatttttttttttaaatcagattttaaaatttaaattggattttttccccttaaacctatttatttatttaaagaacataggtcaaagatatcatgaacaAGAGTATTAATaataactcctaattatattctgtgaacttgttggtccattcacacattatgttcaacaattgtacaatgagtgtatgcacaggtacaaatctgtgcacacgtacagtcattcatatgttacacaggtacagcattatacttcctatctgtaccatgcacttgaagggcctgtatccctgtttgaattttaaaatgaacccaggtacagtaattcacaccaacttgtgtacacctccacagaacagtgtctgaatcgggataaagaaggcctaggagatctggggaggttggaatagatctgggcaagcaacaggaacacggaggaaaccttttccaagtgtatcctccattttagaagggaaacacctatcagggttgcacgcttaaaagagacctcacttgggagtattttaatcaagtttctgtacatgtgggtaagtcaggcatgtgtgcaaaaatgcaaagagtgcaacaaagaaatgcaaggtctggttgcccgaatgaaacagcattatgatctctgaatACGTATTACATCTCTCAATACgtactaaggttatattagacaacaagaattttacttttactaggaaatggtgttttaaattgagatttaaatcattaaaactaagttctgtgaagtgatttaaatcatagcagccccgattgcaaccattctatacagtttctaactcaaagccttaatgaacccatgagggcttactcccaggtaacccttgtgtgcttagctttgcaaccaaaggatatatatcccagaaatgttgtgtgtgtgtgtgtgtgagagagagagagagagagagagagagagatgtcttgcttttaaaaaatgtgtgcatgtttgtatttgtcagaagaaaggaaattaggggactttggtggaaacttctcatcatcagaacttgtactaATAGAATGCTTTCTCAGGCTAGGGAtttacaattgtttcttgtacaatatcctccaaggatctctctggggaacccatgatcgctcaaaccgtgggtctgcaaaaacaaagtggctcagagagaaacGGTGTATTCGTACTGAATCAGGATggccaggcgtgttcgtagagggctcACTTGACTCCgtttcacccaataaagttacacaaaatggccgtcCGACCATTATCATGCCTGCGCACCCGGGCCTTTCCggaccctgaaacctgttcctattggtccagggtggctaggcgtgttcgtagatgggtcacatgtccaccttcggacatgtctggacatattctggggtaggggtggtagggtgggtgccagacttccggggtgagggcgtacccctacttctgacccttccctgccacgtggggtctcctctgggcctttttgcccaataaagttgcacaaaatggccgcccgaccattatcacacccgctcactcggacctctccggagcctgaaacctgttcctattggtccagggtggctaggcgtgttcgtagaggggtcacatgcaccccttcggacatgtctggacatattctggggtaggcgtggtagggtgggtgccagacttccgggggtaaGGGCGTCCCCCACTTCTGGCCCTTCCCggtcacgtgggggtctcctcaagcCCTTCCGATGATGTATTTCCGGTGACgtaagcgcattttgacagctgcaagccccgcccccgtgacgtcatcctccagccatgtgcttttgtttgtaaacaaaagcacatggtttttgacagcaggtatgcccctatactactgctcagtattgtctacactgactggctgcggcttctccaaggcaggagtctttcccagcccttcttggagatgctgccaaatatTTAACCTGCAGCCTTCTTCAtacggagcagatgctctgccactgatctatggccccgcCCCATATTATAAAGTAAAGAATGGTTTCACTTGTTATCAATGTCATGTTTTCCTTGCACAGGGCAGTACACACAGTCTCCCTCctattttatgctcacaacaaccttgcaaggtaggcgAGATTGAGTGAGAGCAACTGGGTCACCAGTGAGCCCCGCTAATGAGCAGGGATGTGAACAGGAATCTACCTGCCCCAGTTTATCCACTATAGCACATTTTACTGTCCATTGGGATCTGTTTTATTAAGACTTTTGGATGAAGGAAGCTAACATACTTCTTGGCAACCAACCAACTATGTCTCTTGATCCTTCATGGCAGGTCGAAAGACCCCTCCGTCTGGGGAGGTCCATATCTGGGTCAAGGACACCAAAGATCTGCCCCAGTTACGTCCCTCCGGAGTGGGCTCCTTTGTGAAATGGTAGGTGtgtcatggggcggggggtggatttCATACCCACACGGACCCAAGCAAGCACAACCATATGCTTCCATGGTGCTCATTCATCACACATACCTTCGCTGACAAAGAAATGCTCAGAGGTGTCCCTACCACTTTAAACCCTAAGCAGTTTAGAGCCAACATATCTGAACATGACTCCACCCACCATATAAGATCCATGAGGGAAGCCCTCTTTTTGTTTCTCACCTCTGTCTgatgctcagttggtggcgatgcAGGACAGAGCTTTTTCGGATCCCCCACTCtgtagaactccctgccacttgaggTTCACTTGGTAGTGCCTTCCCTGCTCGTTTTCCAATCATCTCTTGATATTTTTTTTATCCCAGCAGGCCTCTTAAGTGTGTTAAATGTTGCCACTATGAACTCCGCTCTCTTGGCTTGGGATCCAAGTTCCATCGTGGATattaaagtaataataaatagtaatagctAGGCTCCGGAGGGCTTGAATTCTGTTTGCTTAGCTGAATGACTGGAAAAAATAAGTGGAAGATGACATTTCTCTGTCGCCATTCTGCCTGATGTCAAATGCTCTTTCTCCCTTGCAAGCTACGTTCTTCCAGACACCAGTAAAAAGAGCTACCAGAAGACCCGCATTGTCCAGAGGGACTCCAACCCGGTGTTTAACCACACCATCGTGTACGACGGCTTTCATACAGAAGATCTGAAGGATGCCTGTGTCGAGCTGACCGTCTGGGATCATGAGAAACTGACCAATCACTTTCTGGGAGGGATCCAGCTGGGACTTGGGACAGGTAATAACGAGGCCCTTTCGCCTCATTCCAGTTTCGACATGAAACATGTTCTCCTTGCCCAGAAAATATAAACAGGGAGAGCAGACATCCAAAGGGCATGTTTTGGACCGCAAATCAAAATGGAAAGGGCTTCTCTTCAGAAGCGTGGCTGGGCAGAAATTAGAATTCACAGCAAGCCAGGCCtctgcaccattgaaatcaatgagtaccgttcatttcccattaatttcccattaattttagtaggatgtagtcatgactaacatagccCGGATGAtttcaggggttgaacctgaagCCATCAGCATGCAAGTTGTACACTGGACTcgggtcaggacatcctaaaatgaatgacagcgaatgcccactaaaatgcactggttctttccaaatggcaaggggactgcatggaatttctgaatggccaatggagaggagaggagagctggtcttgtggctgcaagcatgacttgtccccttagctaagcagggtctgccctggttgcatatgaatgggagactagaagtgtgagcactgtcagagattcccctcaggggatggagctgctctgggaagagcagaaggttccaagttccctcactagcatctccaagatagggctgagagagattcccgcctgcaacctcggagaagccactgccagtctgtgaagacaatactgaactaggtagaccaatggtctgattcagtatatggcagcttcctatgtttctaaccagTGCATcttagtgggcattccctgtcattcttgACTATATGATCCTATTGATATATTTGTGCAAGAGTTTGTTTCAATTTGTCGCTTAAGATGATGGTGAAATGCAGCAGtcatgctaactgaggaaagaggcacctcttagaaAGTGGTCTagttctcttgcatttagcagggggagagcaactgtccctcttcagaccAGTACActgtccctacagtggctgttggctggcgtctctcttgtgtctctgtggggcagggaaccatcttctccttgctTTTGCTATGAAAGCTGTTTGGGGAATTTTTCTGCTCGAGAAGCAGGGTAGACAAGTGAGGGGGATAAATAAGAAGTGGGGCAAAGACCGGCCTTGCTGAAGgggcccctgctgactgggccgaagggcaccttctcaaaatggcggctctctcgtATCCCACaagagggggagcaactgtccctattcagcccagcccagtgtccttcccagtggctgttgctggcgtctcgtTGGTGTTTCTTTTTCGCCTGCAAGCCCCTTGGAGGCAGAGAACCATCTACTCATGCCTTTTGCTGTGGAAGCCCCTTTGGGAACCTTTTCTGTGGAACAGCAGAGGGGACAGCTGctccataaataataaatgagcagcccccctcaggcaaaggtcggcctcgttaagtACCTGCTGACCAGGCTAGGgggcaccttctcaaaatggcggctctcttccatTTAGAGGTGCTGTCCCTGTCCAGCCCAGCCTAGGTGGCTGTTGCTTGGGCTctcctttgtctttctttttagacggtgagccccttggggcagagaaccatcttctcactcctgttgccttggaaactgctttggggacttttccgGTGGAAAAGCAGAGGGGACAGCTGCTCAGTGAATAATGAATGAgcggccccctcaggcaaaggtcggcctcgttaaggGGCCTCTGCTGGGCCAAGAagcgccttttcaaaatggcggccggggagagcagctggccctattcagcctagaatagcatccctcccagttgctgggggtctcccttgtgtctcccTCCCTTAGattgggagcctctttggggcagggaaccatcttttctccttgctgttgctatagaaattgctttgggaacttttctgtgGAAAAACAGAGAGGACAGCAGCTGCTCAGCGAATAATGAATGAGCAGCCCCCGCAGGCAAAGGCCGCCCTCCTTCAAGGGGCTCCTGCTGACTGAGCCAAACgacacttttccaaaatggcGTCTCTCTtccattcagcagggggagagtagctggccctgttCAGCACACAAAGTATAGCAGCcttcccagtggctcttgctaggATCTCTCCGCgtcacccacccctctctctcagctTGTTTTAGACCATGAGCTCTTTTGGAGCAGAGAGCCATTTcctcatcccttttgctatgtaaactgctctgagaactgctGTGATATATATGTGCTgcagctggggacaatgggagttgtagtccaccaacatctggagagtctcAAGTCGGCCATCCCTGCTTCCGAGACCAGTGTCGTTGAGCCTGGAAGAGCCTGTGGGTTAAATGAGTGGCCTTGAGtaacagggttgccaaccctgactGGAGCTCTTCCTGCAAAGTTCCCCCTGCTCCCATTTTTGTAATGCAATATCTTTCACCACACCAGGCCAGAAGAACCTCCAGGATTACTTTCAGTAGTGGAtcctggagggcagggctggcaaacctcaggtcgctcaAGAAAAACAGCTAGATCTAACCGCTGTgactatactgtatttacctgaatacaagactaggTTTATTCCAAGTATTTTGatcttagaaatcaggaggtcatcttatatTCAGAGTCCTGTTATTTTTGAGTCAATGTAGGTATAACTTGAatgtaacctctactttttaaggggatcgtcttaaattcagagtcatcttccatAGGGTATTTCCATTTTAGACAGTCAATGGTGCTTTTCTTCTGTGTTTGACAAGGAACAccattaagggaggagagctggtcttgtggtaacgagtATGAATTGccgcctttgctaaacagagtccaccctagtttgcactgaatgggagtctacatgtgtgagcactgtaagatattcccctcaggggatggggccgctctgggaagagcacctgcacacttgcatgcagcaggttccataactcagtggaagagcatctttttacttgcatgcataaggttccaagttctctccctggcaactccaagacagggcggagagaaactctggcctgcagtcctggagaagccgctgccagtctgtgtagacaagactgaactagatggaccaatggtctgacccagcctgaggcagcttcctatgttcctatgatacacaCAGTCCTACCATGAACGTGACTGCTTGCAGCAGAGATTATGACCTCTCAAAAAAGGAGCACGATCATAGGTTGCCCCTTTTCATAGCCGCTGACATGTAGAcagccatccaaatacaaacctgggcagaccctgcttagcaaaggggaccattcacgttctctaccccaagaccagctctcctcctccccgagGCTcacttgtttcttgtttctttcaaAGGCTCCAGCTATGGGATTGCCGTTGACTGGATGGACTCCACACAAGAGGAGGTCGCATTTTGGCAGGAAATGATGACCACGGCGAATGAATGGATTGAAGCGTCCCTGCCTTTGCGCTCTCTGGCtggaaaaaggaagctgaaatgaacagctggcagcagcccacaGAGGAACGGAGaaccgtttacacagagaagaggGCCAATGCAAAGCTGGCTGACCTCAGGATTGCCTGTGCAATGCACTTCGAAAGGACAAGGTATTATTACTCatcccaagagaggactgagcggATTTTACATCCCAGCTAGCTGAAAGACCTGCTGCTCGTCACCTCTCCATCATCTAGACCTTAGATTTTATTCGACTTTGGGTTTGTacccagagagcagggaagaaatggtgtaaatatgtttatagtttattttattacagtgTCCATGATGCTGTTTCGTTTGTGCCTCCCCATAGAGGAAGTTATGACAAAACTTTGGCTAGTACAGCCACCAGTACACACAGTATCACAACAAAGTTGAAGCAAACCATGATGCAAATGAAACATGAAAAATCTGTACTAGGATATGCCTGGGTTACCAGCTCTCCAGGATCGACTGAGAGTTCTCCAGGAGCTGGCATTCATCtcccatccacatgttatgttcaacacttgtacaggtgcacaatgtatacaggtacagatctgtacacaggtacactcattcacatgttatgctgaacacaggtacagaagtacctctctataccaggcatttgaagggcctgtatccaggttcacttttgaaaggaacacaggtacagtacagtcattcacacaaacacatgtacagcataatgtttgaatcggGCTCAGAATGCTgaagattttaatggtttgatataatgaaaaatatttcattagCGAGTCTCCAGGAAGCACTTCAGTCTGCTATCGGACCACAATCCCATTTCTGACCTTTTGTGTGCTGACCCCTGGAAACAAGTGTTGAATACAGTCTAATCCAACAAGGTACTTCCTACATTCTTAAAGGGGAAGGGGCATACCCCAAGAGGGATCCCTGTGGGATTTTAAAGATGAACAGATTTATTGGGGTCCCTGGTGAAAGAGCCTCTTGTCCACAAAAACATTTGTTGCAATAAATCCACCAGTCTGTCTGACTGGTACAAGATTGGAGAAGGTCCAAGGTTGAAATCATTTAATGTTGGGGTACAGTAACAGACTTCACATGGCTACCCCTCAAGAATTTAATACGGGCAACTTATACCTTAACTGCTGCAAAATCCTGAATGCCTGTGTTCTTGCTTCGTAAGTTTAGACCACAGAGAATCTAGTAAGGGGGCCGGGTGACAGGCCACAGAAGAATTAAGCCTTCCTCTGCTGTAAGAGTTCTCAGCCGATGCCATTGTAATCCCCATATGTGGTTGGACTGTAATTGTCAtcaccatggtggctggggatgatgggagttgtagtcccaacagctggggacccaaggctgataaACCCTACCTGACTATATCCTAACTGGCTGCAGTGGTCTTCAGGTGGGGGccttttccacccccacccacctactTGAAACTGTAtattcagtcataggaacataggaagctgccatatactaagtccaaccattggtctatctagctcagtattgtctacccagactggcagcggcttctccaaggttgcaggcaggagtctctctcagccctaccttggagaagccagggagggaacttggaacctagatgctcttagcAGCTGCATCCtttgaagggaatatctcacagtgctcacatgtggtctcccattcagaccctgcttagctaaggggacatcatatttgctaccacaagaccagctctcctctctatatgaTGTCTGCAAAGAATGGATCTTTGACAAGCCAGGCATGTTCTCTCTCACTGAGTTGTGGTCTCTCCTCTGGCATCcaaaggctttatttatttgacagagctGTGCTCTTTAGTGGACGCATTAAACGTCATTACTCagatttcccttccttccttgccgtTCCTGTTAAGGCAAACCTATGCAAATAACTCTCTTTGTAACGGGTATGTTCATATAACCAAGATGTCCCTTACCTTCATCAGGGGCAAATATTTGGcactttattctgttcatttcatAATCTGCGTTTCAATGAACTCTAATTTAAGAGAGAGTGCTTTATAggatattaattaatatttaatactGTGGTTAATAGTAATCACAGTAGCAGATTACGCTGTCCTTCAATCTCTTTGCAGGATGATCAGGCAAATACGTGGCAATACCATCTCTCTTTTACTTTAACAGTTGAAAACACTTTATAAACCCGCAAAATAGGTACTGGTCAATGTCATGAACAGGCCTGGAAGGCTTTTGACAAGTGTGAAGATACTGTCCTTGTTCTCTACGCTTCACGACCTGGCTATATGACTTTTATGCATTtcactgggaagcaggaaaaATGTTTCTTAATGCTGTAGGGCCTTGTGCCTTACACCTATGAAAACATGTCTTGATGTTTAACTTATACATAATAAACCAAAAGATTTTGTTTGTCCTTCTCAGTTCTTCATTCTGAAACACTTTGCTATTTTTTTCTCTCCACTGCAAACCTGTATTAATGGTCTGCAACATGCAGACTGGATCAGCCAGACACATCTTCAGACGGTAGAGCTCCATCATCTATACCTTAGATTTTATGTGACATTGGGTAGAtgcccagagagcagggaagaaattgtgtaaatatgtttatagtttattttattacaattgtcatgaggaagagcgggatataaaatgtgataaatacatacatacataaagtggTGTTTTGGGGTCCCCAACCCCATCCAAAAGAATtgtcccttttctaagcaggagtcaccttggtttgcatttggatgggcaattgCAAGTGAATGCTGGAAGATATTCTTCTTAAGGGATGGCCccatagctccgtggaagagcatctgcaagcttgcgtgaagaaggttccaggttcaagccctggtagcatctccagaaaaagactgctgcctgaaattctTGGAGagttgcggccagtcagtgtagaatgtAGACAaatcttagctagatggaccaatggcctgactcggtgaaTGGCAGTTTCCAAGAAGGTTTGCCCCAGTCAATCATCTTCTGAATTCTGGAAAATAAAAGGTGAAGGAAATGATGATGAAGGGAAGGAtcctggctgatattcagagcaaggaagtatTGGTGCAGTGAAAGAGCAGTCCAGTGCAACTTGCCTAAAAAATGCccactgcagtggggaagcagtactttttgacactcccttt of the Hemicordylus capensis ecotype Gifberg chromosome 3, rHemCap1.1.pri, whole genome shotgun sequence genome contains:
- the LOC128350552 gene encoding synaptotagmin-like protein 2, which encodes MAGRKTPPSGEVHIWVKDTKDLPQLRPSGVGSFVKCYVLPDTSKKSYQKTRIVQRDSNPVFNHTIVYDGFHTEDLKDACVELTVWDHEKLTNHFLGGIQLGLGTDGSSYGIAVDWMDSTQEEVAFWQEMMTTANEWIEASLPLRSLAGKRKLK